A window of Kribbella sp. NBC_00382 genomic DNA:
TCGCGTACGGCAGCGACGACGGCAAGGAACGCCAGGAGATCATCATCGATCCGCGGACCGGCGACTACATCGGTGAGCGCCAGGTCGTCACCAGCGGCAAGCAGCGTGGTCAGGTGGTCGGTTTCAGCTCGGTCGCCATGAGCATTGTCGATCGGATCGGAACCCGTCCCACCCGCTGAGCAACAAACCCGGCGAGGTGGACGTCATCCTCTGCAAGGATGTGGGTTTCCGAGGGAGAGGGGCGGCATGCCTGAGCTGGCTGTTCGCACACAGGCGCTGCGGAAGACGTACCGGACCCGGCGGGGCAAGCGGGTCGTCGCGGTGCAGGGGCTCGATCTGGAGGTCCCTATCGGCGGCGTGCACGGCTTCCTCGGGCCGAACGGCTCGGGCAAGACGACCTCGATCCGGATGCTGCTCGGGCTGGTCCGGGCCGACGCCGGCACGATGACCGTGTTCGATCAGGTGGTACCGGACCGGCTGCCCGACGTCGTCGGGCGGATCGGCGCGATCGTCGAGTCGCCGAAGTTCTTTCCCGCGTTCACCGGGCGGAAGAACCTCGAACTGCTCGCCGACGCGATCGGTGCGCCGCGCAAGCGGGTCGGCGAGGTGCTCGAGGAGACCTCGCTGAACGAACGCGGCAAGGACCGGTTCAAGACCTACTCGCTCGGTATGAAGCAGCGGCTCGCGATCGCCGCCACGCTCCTCAAAGAGCCTGACCTGCTGATCTTCGACGAGCCGACCAACGGCCTCGACCCGGCCGGTATCCGGGAGATCCGCGAGACGATGCGCGGGCTGGGGGCGCAGGGCCGGACGGTCCTGGTCAGCAGCCACATCCTGGCCGAGGTCGAGCAGGTCGCGGACACCGTCTCGATCATCGGCCACGGCCGGTTGCTTGCCTCCGGCACCGTCGCCGAGGTGATCGGCGGCAGCGGCAAGTCCACCGTGAAGATCCGGGTGGACCAGCTGGACCGGGCCGCCTCGATCCTGACCACCTCCGGCCTGACGGTACGGGCCGAAGGCAACTATCTCTTCGTCGACGGCGCCGAGCACTCGGCCGAGGTGACGAGGCGCCTGGCCCAGCAGGAGTTGTA
This region includes:
- a CDS encoding ATP-binding cassette domain-containing protein gives rise to the protein MPELAVRTQALRKTYRTRRGKRVVAVQGLDLEVPIGGVHGFLGPNGSGKTTSIRMLLGLVRADAGTMTVFDQVVPDRLPDVVGRIGAIVESPKFFPAFTGRKNLELLADAIGAPRKRVGEVLEETSLNERGKDRFKTYSLGMKQRLAIAATLLKEPDLLIFDEPTNGLDPAGIREIRETMRGLGAQGRTVLVSSHILAEVEQVADTVSIIGHGRLLASGTVAEVIGGSGKSTVKIRVDQLDRAASILTTSGLTVRAEGNYLFVDGAEHSAEVTRRLAQQELYVSELIPVRADLESVFLELTADEGLGGDQ